GCGCAAGTATGCTCAGGATACGATCGACATAGGCAACGTGGAGAGGGTTGGCTGCTGCGACACCAAAGAGGGTGACTACAGCGCCTAGGAGTAGCGCTTGAACGACCAAATGTGGAGGCAGGAGAGGGCTCTGCCAGAGATCGCGTGCCTTCGCTTGCGCGAAGAGAAAGGCGGTGTAAAGAGCAGCAAGACAGGCGAGTGGGATTCCAGGGATAGCCAACACCTCCTCGAGCACTCTGAAGTGGGTAATCCCCGCAATTAGGTCAAGGGTGACGACGGCGCCGAACAGCATCAACCCCCAGGCGCCGCGTACCAGCCAGCTTTGTAGCCGACCTTTGAGCAGGATCAGATGAAATCGCTCTGGGTGCTTCAAATCTATTATGAGCAGAAAACCGGTGACGGCCAGAAAAACTAGCGAGGTAATTGGGCCAATGAGGCGCACTACCGGCGATCCCCATGGAAGGCGCCCGAGGACGGCGAGTAAAATCGGGACAAGATATGCACCGGCGGCAATGCCTTTTGTCCAGGTATAGAGGCTTACCTTCGAACCCCACGGGGCAGAATGCGCAACATCGTAGCCAAGCTTTGCCTCCGCCGATAAGTTGGAGTCGTGGAATCCGGCCGGGTGACCTGAAACCGCCACATCAGCTCCGCGCTGAATCTCAGACCACATGAAGGTGTCTCCGCTCGGCCGTCGGGCGGCGATAGGATCTAGGGTCGCCTGGTGGGCTCCTTTATAATAGAGTTTTGGCCGCGTCCCCTTCTCAGGTGAGCGAACCGCTACGCTCTCGCGGTGAATTATTTTTGTCGTGGGTGCCGTGGCGTCTTCGAGGCGACCAATGAGAATGGCCTCGGTTGGACAGACGACCACACAGGCCGGCTCCAGACCCACCTCGAGTCGATGTGCACAGAAGTTGCACTTCTCTGCTGAGTGGTCTTCGGGGTTGATGAAGATGGCGTCGTATGGACAAGCCGCCATGCACGCCTTGCAGCCGATGCAGATGGACTTGTCGAAGTCAACAATACCGTCGTCGCGCTGATACATAGCTCCTGTAGGACAGGCGGTTACGCAGGGCGGATTGGCGCATTGGTTGCAACGAGTGACCTGAAAGTTGCGACGAACCTCCGGGAACACCCCGACTTCGACCGCCTTGACGTAGGTTCGAGTGACACCGAGAGGAACTTGATTTTCCGATTTACATGCGGTGGTGCAAGCATGACAACCGATGCACTTGGTTTGGTCGAGTACCTTAACCCAGGTCTCCGTTAGCTTCTTCGGTTCGGTCAACAACTGGTCCCCTTTTAACAGCCATGCACTAACAGCATGCTGTTAGCCTATTACAACTATAAGCGGCTGTGGGGCCAATATTTTTGGGTATAGATTAGTGTGGCGCTAATAAAAAAAGGAGAAAGGTCTATCTGAACTGGGACTCTGCGTGGATTGCTGTTAGTTGAGTTGCGGATGAGTGAGAGGAGATCTGTTTATATGGCATAGGCTCTCGCAATCATAACTATTAATTGAGTTATATCGTGCGCTTTCGGTCTACCCAAGTGTAGCCGCCAAGGCCGACGAGAGTGAGCGCTGATAGCGCACCCAGGATAAGCGATATGCGCAGGCGAGGTGCAGAGTAAGCCATGGTCAAGGAGCTGATCCCCGCCGGCACTCGTAGGGCGATTAGGCCATCGTGGTTGATGATGCGAAGCTGTTGACCGGTATTGGCGCTGGCTCGCCAGCCGGGAGCATAGGCAAGCGTTGTGGTGACTGTCGAGGGGCGTTGGACGTCTAACTTCGCGGTAAGGGTGCCGTTGGTGGCTTGATGCTGAGACAGTATTGTTACCGTTGGGTTGGAGCGCAGGAAGCCAGAGGTTGGATGCAGACTCGCAAAGTCGATGGAGCTGTATTTTCCCTGGAAGGAACGCCACTGTAGCGGATTTAAATGGTTGACGAGTGGACCAGTGACATCGAGCTTCTGG
The Ferrimicrobium acidiphilum DSM 19497 genome window above contains:
- a CDS encoding 4Fe-4S dicluster domain-containing protein, with translation MTEPKKLTETWVKVLDQTKCIGCHACTTACKSENQVPLGVTRTYVKAVEVGVFPEVRRNFQVTRCNQCANPPCVTACPTGAMYQRDDGIVDFDKSICIGCKACMAACPYDAIFINPEDHSAEKCNFCAHRLEVGLEPACVVVCPTEAILIGRLEDATAPTTKIIHRESVAVRSPEKGTRPKLYYKGAHQATLDPIAARRPSGDTFMWSEIQRGADVAVSGHPAGFHDSNLSAEAKLGYDVAHSAPWGSKVSLYTWTKGIAAGAYLVPILLAVLGRLPWGSPVVRLIGPITSLVFLAVTGFLLIIDLKHPERFHLILLKGRLQSWLVRGAWGLMLFGAVVTLDLIAGITHFRVLEEVLAIPGIPLACLAALYTAFLFAQAKARDLWQSPLLPPHLVVQALLLGAVVTLFGVAAANPLHVAYVDRILSILALINLLMVVGEATITHPTAKAHLASYEMTRGRFRWIFLAGIILNLIAIATPFVGIDLGVAALLCILPLEHAFVQAGQAVPLA